A stretch of the Bordetella genomosp. 8 genome encodes the following:
- a CDS encoding extracellular solute-binding protein, which yields MKDINLSRRHVLAGLSGLALSGALPNLARAQSDARIVVQTFPGTWEQAARSVIVPAYAKATKGEVSISPVLAVDALARLAASKNAPPYDVILIDEPAEIVARAQDLLEPLPVAQMPNLAKLPPGLVGKDGYGAMAALQVFGIAYNPRTVKNVPTSWEDLWRPEYKGRVLINGPDTTIGATWMVALAKMHGGSETDLEPAWKALEKLKPNLATIPPNPGAVGPLFQQGQADIAVGFLSVVEPLRARGVDIALAKPKEGWGIVSNIAHLVKGSKNKAQAAAYINTQIDAGVQSQLAKEPYYNVPSNRDVPFSGLLAQIAPNLEELLKSRNMNWAPIAAQRRELIDRFNREFRRS from the coding sequence ATGAAAGACATCAATCTGTCCCGCCGCCACGTGCTGGCCGGCCTGTCCGGCCTGGCCCTCAGCGGTGCGTTGCCCAATCTGGCGCGCGCGCAATCCGACGCACGCATCGTCGTGCAGACCTTCCCCGGCACCTGGGAGCAAGCCGCGCGCAGCGTCATCGTGCCGGCCTACGCCAAGGCCACGAAGGGGGAAGTCAGCATCAGCCCCGTGCTGGCGGTGGATGCGCTTGCGCGTCTGGCGGCATCCAAGAACGCCCCGCCCTACGACGTGATCCTGATCGACGAACCCGCCGAGATCGTGGCGCGCGCCCAGGACCTGCTGGAGCCGCTGCCCGTCGCGCAGATGCCCAACCTGGCCAAGCTACCGCCCGGCCTGGTCGGCAAGGACGGCTATGGCGCCATGGCCGCGCTACAGGTCTTCGGCATCGCGTACAACCCGCGCACCGTGAAGAACGTGCCGACGTCCTGGGAAGACCTGTGGCGCCCCGAGTACAAGGGCCGGGTATTGATCAACGGCCCCGACACCACGATAGGCGCGACGTGGATGGTGGCCCTGGCCAAGATGCACGGCGGCAGCGAAACCGACCTGGAACCGGCCTGGAAAGCCCTGGAAAAGCTCAAGCCCAACCTCGCCACCATTCCGCCGAACCCCGGCGCGGTGGGTCCGCTGTTCCAGCAGGGGCAGGCCGACATCGCGGTCGGGTTCCTGAGCGTCGTCGAACCGCTGCGCGCGCGTGGCGTGGACATCGCGCTGGCCAAGCCCAAGGAAGGCTGGGGCATCGTCAGCAACATCGCGCACCTGGTCAAAGGCTCGAAGAACAAGGCGCAGGCCGCCGCCTATATCAACACCCAGATCGACGCCGGGGTGCAGTCGCAGTTGGCGAAGGAGCCTTACTACAACGTGCCGAGCAACCGCGACGTGCCCTTCTCCGGACTCCTGGCGCAGATCGCGCCCAAT
- a CDS encoding polysaccharide deacetylase family protein yields MNERVLPRDLHGYNGNPPRARFPHGAGVAVSLAVNFEEGAEWTIADGDATAERVAEIHSVVPAGRWDQGTEQQFAYGMRAGIWRILDALEQHKRHATFYMCGRAVERSPEIARRIVQAGHEAACHGWRWRPHADYHDREAEQADLRRCVAVMREVTGSAPAGFFCRGSESPWTRELLREEGFLYTSNGLDDDLPYWAAPDKPGDRPLMVLPYAFDSNDMKFFHPNGFVRADDMVDYVRDAIEVLLDEGRRGVPKLLNIGLHLRIVGRPGRFAAVKRILDLLDGYGDEVWTPRRIDLAHYWQEHFPAR; encoded by the coding sequence ATGAACGAGCGCGTGCTACCCCGCGATCTGCATGGCTACAACGGCAATCCCCCGCGAGCCCGTTTTCCCCACGGCGCCGGCGTGGCCGTTTCGCTGGCCGTGAACTTCGAAGAAGGCGCGGAATGGACCATCGCCGACGGCGACGCCACCGCCGAACGCGTCGCCGAAATCCATAGCGTCGTGCCGGCCGGCCGCTGGGACCAGGGCACCGAACAGCAATTCGCCTACGGCATGCGTGCCGGCATCTGGCGCATCCTGGACGCGCTGGAGCAACACAAGCGCCATGCCACCTTCTATATGTGCGGCCGCGCCGTCGAACGCTCGCCGGAGATCGCCCGGCGCATCGTGCAAGCCGGACACGAAGCCGCCTGCCATGGCTGGCGCTGGCGGCCGCACGCGGACTACCACGACCGCGAGGCCGAACAGGCCGACCTGCGGCGCTGCGTGGCCGTGATGCGTGAGGTCACCGGGTCAGCGCCCGCGGGCTTCTTCTGCCGGGGCAGCGAAAGCCCCTGGACGCGCGAGCTGTTGCGCGAAGAAGGCTTTCTCTACACCAGCAACGGGCTGGACGACGACCTGCCGTATTGGGCGGCCCCCGACAAACCGGGCGATCGTCCCTTGATGGTCTTGCCCTACGCCTTCGACAGCAACGACATGAAGTTCTTCCACCCCAATGGATTCGTCCGCGCCGACGACATGGTCGACTACGTCAGGGACGCCATCGAGGTGCTGCTGGACGAGGGCCGCCGTGGCGTGCCCAAACTGCTCAATATCGGCCTGCATCTGCGCATCGTCGGCCGCCCCGGGCGCTTTGCCGCCGTCAAACGCATCCTGGATCTGCTGGATGGCTATGGCGACGAGGTCTGGACGCCTCGTCGCATCGACCTGGCCCACTACTGGCAGGAACATTTTCCCGCGCGCTAA